GAAGACTGATGAACCGGGTGGGTGTAGTCCCCTCCAAGTCCACGTACACGTCGGAACCCAGGGTCGAGACGGTACGAACTCCTGGAATCTTTTCGATCTCGCTCACATCCTCTTCGGCAACACCTTTCACCACTACTGTCGTTACCGGGATTTCCGTTTCCTCGGTGCCGAACTTGTCGAGGTCCGCACCCTTACGCTGCAGGGTCAACGCGATGTGCTTCTTCAACGCCTTCTCGACGATTTCGCCATCGATGACGTCCTTCCCTTCTTGGATGCGGATCGCCTGGGCGAGCTGCGCGATGTCTCGAGCGTAGGCGAACGTGGGTTTCAATCCCCAACCTCCTTCTTCCTCGGGCGTGAACGCCCGGCGGTAGGTTGCTAGGGCGTCTTCGGTGTACTCCTCTCCCATATCCTCTAACCGTCTCCTGAACAGTTTCACCGCTTCTTCCAAAGGTGGGTGGGATAGGTGTACGAACAGTGGAGCACGACGCAAATGGGCCTCGTCGAACACCGTGATCGGTAAGTTCGTCGAGAAAGCCGCGATGAAGTCGCAGAACACTTCGACCGCAGTACCGCCGACGTGGATTATATCCTTCTTGTTCTCCATCGGTACGATCAATCTGTTCAGGATAGCGATATGCGAGTCCCTCTGACGCCCCACGTCGTCCACTAAGAACACTCCACCGTGGGCCTTGACGTGTGGAGGTACCTCGTAAACACCTTTATCCGCGTCATATCGGCCTTGGAGGTCTTCTAGGGTGAGTTCCGCTCCCGTGAACACGAACGGGGCGTGTATCTTCACCCACCGCTCGTCCCCCGGTTGCTCCCGCCTGGGTCTCGGCTCGTGGAAGTCCGGATCGTATAGTTGTAATACGCTACCAGCAACGTACACGGCTTTCGGGATCACGATTGGTGGCAGTAGTTTCGCCATGCGACTGAGTGTGAACGTCTTTCCCGTACCTGGGGGTCCGAAAACGATGATGCCTCTACCGCTGGTCGCCGAGAGGTAGTACGTCCGCTTGGCTTCCTCGGCCCCTATCACGTCGTGGAAAGCGTACTCGTACACCTCTTCTGGTATCTCGATCGGGTATCGTCCCTCGACTTGATCACCCACGACCTCCCGGTACATCTCGTAAGGTACTGGACACACACCAATGTACGGGTCCTCTCTCATGATGTCCGCGGCCAACTCACGTCCCTTGGGAGTCACGTCGAAAGTCGTGTTCTGGAACATTGGACCTCCTCCAGCGTGACCCACCAGCTTACGATCTTGAAGTTCGTCGACTATGTCCTCTAGTATCGGGATCGGAATCCTAGTAATCTCGTAGATTTCCCTACCGCTCACCGGCCCCCTATCCGCGATGACTTTGAGTACGAGGTTTTCGATGTACTCCTCGGGTAATCCCAGATCCTCGATAGATTTTGGTTTAACCAACGACTCCACTACTTCGACTATTTCCGGCCGGTTATAGTATTCCTCTACAGCTTCCAAGATTTCGGGCGGTAAATCTTCAGCCAACGTCTCTCACCCCCGTGTGACCGGCGCCTATGCGACCAATCCCGGCATCATACACTCGTAGTGAGAAATCCTTTTCGAAAACTTCCAATCGGGGCTCCGTCACCTTAGACCGCCGGAGCAGCTCTCCCCTAAGTCTCTCCCGCGGGAACGACTCGAGTCGAGGGGATCCGGACCAAACGTTCATCTCGAGCTTCCGACGCAGCCTTCCACCCTATTTCATTAAGTATCCTCATTATGCCACCATTCCCATGAGAACCGGAGCGTACGGTAGTTATCGCGTCCCGAGCTCCCCAGTCCCAGGAACTCACGGTTCCCTTTTCGTTGCGATCATCGTAACGATTTCCGGTTGGTGCGGGGGCCGGGATTTGAACCCGGGACGGCCCTACGGCCACGGGATCCTAAGTCCCGCCCCTTTGACCAGGCTCGGGCGCCCCCGCTCCGTCCACAACTTGCCCACATCCCCAGACCTTATTAACTTTGCTCCCTATTCGCGCTTCCTGCTCGTCAACGGTGGCTCGTAACCTCGCCAGTCCATGTCGTACGGGGTAACCCGGGCCGGTACCTTATCCACCTCGTAGTACAACCAAGCCTCGAAAGGTGGGTCCCCTTCTCCCCACGGTCTACCGTGCTTGAGGTTCTTCAGAACCACCGGCTTCATGAATTTCCAATCCGGATACTTCTCCCAGAACTCCTTCGACGGTTCAACTGAAAATTTCAGCGCCAGTGAAAATATCACCAGTGAGGATATCGCCATAGATACTGCGCACCTCTTCTCGTACCACAGAGGTGAGGTGACGACCAAATAAGGAGGACCGAGTCTTTTAACCACGAGGCCCGCAGACGTGTATGCTACGCCGACTAATTTTAACTTCAACGAGCGTCTCTCCGTTAACATCCCAGATATCACCGGTGATACTATCAACATATACCATAATACAGCGGCCATCTCGAAATTACCCGGCGGTCTCCATTCCGATACTACCCCCAATAATTTCGAGATCAAACCAGGATTATGGTAAACTAGTAAGCCATGTGATGCACTAATGTTCGGGTCAGGGATCGCGATCGTTATTGCGGCTCCGATCACGAAGGCTTTCCAAACTATTAGGAAAGTTTTCCTTCGATCGGGTGAGACATCCGGGATCAGTACGAACAGTACTGCTAGCGGAAGAATTTCTAACCACCCATCGTAGAACAATCCTGTAATAGCTCCGAGACACGTAGCGAGCGCTATCTCACTCCTACTGATTTTCCCGACTACTAGCGATTTAGCCAAGAGTGTCCCGAACACTGGGTACGTGAGTAGGCAAATCGTCCGTTTGCCTCCTAAGAAGTAACTGTAGTGTATCGTGTAAGTGGTAGTTAAAATCCATGGGATTACGGAACCCATCCTCGGCTCTATCAGGAACGACAGAATTGACCCCAGGAATCCGAACGCTAACGCGATTAGGAATCTGTAGTCGCTTTTCGGTCCACCTTTCGGATTTATGACCAGCGAACATAGTGGGATTATCGGGCTTCGGTAAATGAATTGTGGTTCGTCCTTACGCCACCAGCTGACTTTCGGATAATCTCCGTGTTCCGAATAGTATTTCGCTATGAACCCGTAATAGAACCAATCGCAAGTAGGCGTTGGATAGAGGTAACTGAGGTATGTGGACGTGGAGAAAACCGAAACACCCGAGATCAGTAGTAGGAGCCTGAAACGGTAGCCATCCCGAATCATCGCGTTACCCTCATGGATGTAAGCGTTTGCGGTCCCGCGGGAACAGGGTTACTTCACGGATGTTCTCGGCATCCGTGATAGTCATCAAGGTGCGCTCCAGTCCGAGTCCCCACCCACCGTGCGGCGGCATACCGTATTTGAAAGATTCGAGATAGTATTTGAAGTCCGCCGGGTTCAGTCCTTGCTCCTCTATCTGTCGGACGAGCACGTCGTAACGGTGTTCTCGCTGGGCTCCGGAGGCGAGCTCCAATCCCTTATACATTAAGTCGAACGCTGTCGTCACCTCGTCGTCCTTGGCCATGGTGTAGAACGGCCTAATCTCCTTCGGCCATTCGGTTATGAAGAACGGTTCTTCGAAGATTTCCCCGAGTTTGCGTTCGGCTTCGGTCGGTAGGTCCTCACCCCACTCGACCTCGATACCGTGGTCAGACAGTAGATTCAGAGCCTCCTCGTACGTTATACGTTCGAACGGTACCTCCAGCTCTGGCAACTCCTGATTCAACACCTTGAGCTCCCTCTCACACTCTTCTCGCACTTTCCGGAAGATGTGCGCCAGGAGCTTCTCGAGCACCCGCATTACGTCTTCCTCGCTCTCGATGAACGACATCTCGATGTCCACTGAGATGGCCTCGTTGAGGTGCCGCCGCGTGTTATGTTCCTCCGCGCGGAAGATTGGACCTATCTCGTAAACGCGCTCGAATCCTGCGGCCATGAGCATCTGTTTGTAGAGCTGTGGACTCTGCGCTAAGTACGCGTCCCTCTCGAAGTACACCACTGGGAACAGCTCTGTACCACCTTCCGTCGCCGAGGCGATTATCTTCGGCGTGTGAACCTCGATGAACCCGCGCTCCTCGAGGAACTCCCGGATCGCTGAGGTCACCACGTTTCTGATCTTGAAGATCGCTTGGGGTTCCTCGCGACGGAGATCTAGTATCCGTGCGTCGAGTCTGGTATCTAGGTCAGCATCCACCTTACCGGTCGGATCCAAGGGCAGGTGCGTGTTCGACTTCGATAGCACCTCGATGCGCCGCGGGATGATCTCGACGCCTCTGGGGGCCTTCTCGTTCGCCTGGACGATACCCTCGACACGGATTACCGATTCCTTGGTGAGCTTCGGTACCTTCTCGAACGTCTCCTTCGGTACCTTCTGCCTCGGAAGCGTCAGCTGTACGATCCCAGTACGATCGCGCAGGAGTACGAATTTGATCCCGCCTAAGTCCCTCACCTCGTGGACCCAGCCCGCCAATCTCACTTCTTCCCCGTCCCGCTCGGGAGTGACGTCTGCAGTATACGCGTCCTTGAGCATTTTCCACACCCCAGTCCGCGCGCATGGCTACTCTTAAGAACCCTCAGGACCTGCGCACCTTCACCGCCTCCGCGTGGTTCGGTAGTCCCTCACACTCGGCCAGCTCCTCTACGATCGGAGCGAGGTACTCCACGTCCCCCTCCCGTAACTGCTGGATCGGGATAATCTTCACGAAGTCCCACGTGCCTAGAGCACCCCTGGCCCGTGCGAACCCGCCGGTCGGTAGCACGTGGTTGGGACCCGTGGCGTAGTCCCCGAACGGCACCGCGGTCAAGTGACCCAGGAAGACGGTGCCCGCGTTTTCCACGCCCTGTAACAACTCCTCCGGGTTCTCTACGCACAGCTGTAGGTGCTCCGGTGCGTACCGGTTGGCCAATCGGACGCACTCCTCTAGGGAGTCGAGTACGACTATCCATCCGTTCCTGTCGAGCGCCTTCAGGACTACCTCCTCACGCTCTATCCCCGCGTCCAGTAACTCCTCGATACGTTCCTTCACGGCACGGGCTATCTCCTCCGAGTCGGTGGCCAGTACCGCCGCGGCGTTTGGATCGTGTTCCGCCTGGGCGATGAGGTCCCGTGCCAGCCAGTCCGGGTCGGCCGAGTCGTCCGCTATAACGAACACTTCGGAGGGACCCGCCGGCATGTCCACGTCGGTTAGCCCTCTTGAGTATGCTAGGAGCTTAGCCGCTGTCACGTAGACGTTCCCAGGACCCACGATCTTGTCGACTCGGGGTACCGCCTCGGTTCCCGTGGCCATCGCCGCGATGGCTTGCGCACCGCCGACCCGATAGACAGCGTCCGCGCCGGCTATCTCAGCCGCCACCAGCACCTCCGGTGAGGCACGTATGTCGTTGTCCACTGGAGGCGTACACACTATCACCTCGCGACATCCCGCGACGCGTGCCGGTATTACGGTCATGAGGGCTGTCGACGGATAGGACGCGCGTCCGCCGGGAACGTAGCATCCTACTCTCGGAACGGGTCGGAATGTGAGACCACACTCCGTCCCCTCCACGTCGAAGGTTATCCTGTCCACGCGGGGTAGGGACTTCCTGTGAAACTCTTCGATACGGTGGGCCGCCTCCTCGAGCGCCTCCACGGTACGCTCGTCCACGAGCTCACGGGCGACCTCGAAATCGTCTTCGGATACCCGGAGGTCCTCGGCCTCTAGCTCGATCCCGTCGAACCGTTCGGTGTATTCCAGCAGCGCCTCGTCACCTCGTTCGACTACGTTCTCGAAGATCCGCTCGACGTCGGATAAGACTCCCGTCACGTCCATCTCCGACCTGCGCAGGACGCGTTCCAGCTCTTCCTCTTCAGGTCGCACCAGCAGCCTCATCGGCCAACACCCGCAGTCGCTCTCGGATGTGGTCCAGAACTCGGGCCAGCACGCGCCCGTTATCGTACTCTCGGAGCACATACCTCGCACGATCTTGGTCCATCCTCTCGTACTCCCGCGCGATCTTTCGGACGCAGCGCACGACGTTGTCGACGATGGTGATATCGGCACTACGAGCTGTGCGGGAGAGTGGGTTCAAGTCTATGGCCACTACGGTCTTTCCGAGTTCCTTCAGGGCGTTGGTCCGGTCCCCATCTTCCAGGGGTACCAGAACCACATCCGCCCGATGGATCCCACGGTCGTCGACCACGGCTCGAGGAGAGGACAGGTTCGGGAGCCTGACGAGATGCTCCGGATCGACGCCTAACACCCTGTCGGCTCCGGCCTCCTTAAGGACCTTGGCGATCTTCTTCACTCGATCTTCCGTCCTGTGGAACAAGTTCACTTCGAGCGGGGCACCGGTGACCTCGGAGAGCTCTACGAGATCCTCTGAGCACAGGGCGGCGGTGTTCCCGTTCACCGATATCACAGGGTGTTCAGCGAGCTTGAACGCGGCTGCCGCCGCCTTGATCGCTTCCCGGACAGGCGGAATGGTTTTCTCACCGATTAAGTAGTCGAACGCCTCGCCCCTGCCTTGGGCGATCATTCCTTGAGGTACCACGTATCCATCTTCGAAGCCCTGCACGAGGCGCTCACGGATCTTCAACACCTCCGCCCTCGGGTGATCTGGTGGTATCTTCACCCGCGGTCACCCCGGAGCACGGAGCAATTTCGAGAGGGCGTCTACCAACTTCTTGGCTAGCTCCCGCTTGTCCCCTCTCACTCGTTCGATGACCTCGCCGTTTCCGTCCAATATCCACCACTCCGATTCCTCGGCACCGGCTGTTTCCGGAGGGTTGGCGACGACGAGTTCACACGGAACTTCGTCCAGAAGCCGTCGGGCTCCCCTCACCGGCTCGGGATCTAGCTTGAACGCCACCCTAACTCCGTCGAAATCCGGAAACACTTCTCTTACTATTTTCTCGGTGGGGATCAGACGGATTTCGTGCTCACGTCGCGAGTCCAGCTTCCCGTCGGCGCGCTTCGCCGGTCGAAAGTCCGACGGTGCCGCCGCCATCACGATAGCGTCCGCGTCGTCGACCCTACTCACGACCTTCTCGAGCATTTCACGGGTTGTTTCCACCTCCACGCGCTCATCCGTCGGAGGCGGATCTACCCGGAGCGGTCCGTGGATAAACACGACTTCGGCCCCACGCGCACGAAGCTCGCGGCATATCTCACACGCCGTCCGTCCCGAGCTCCGGTTGGTGATCACCCGAACATTGTCCAACGGCTCCATCGTCGGCCCTCCGGTAACCAAAATCCTGAAACCCGATAGCTCCCCCTCCACGGCTTTCACTATCTCCCCTATTGAGGCCAGCTTCGCTTTCCCCTCCTCGATCACGGGCCCCACGACGATGACTCCCATCTTCTCCAGTCGGCGTAGGATCTCTCGAGCCGGTGGTGACCGGTACATGTGTAAGGACATCGCGGGGGCGACGACTAATCGTTTCCCGGCCCCTAACGATGTCAAGGCCGTGAGGGGGACGGGGGCATCTGCTACCCCGTGCACGATCTTGGCAAGGGTGTTCAGCGTGGCCGGCACTACCACCACCACGTCGGCCCACTCGGCCAGCTCCACGTGCTCCGCCCGTGATGTGAGTCGTGGGACGACATCCTCGGCCGCGAATCCCAGTGCGTCCTCACCCACGAACCTCAGGGCTTCCTCCGACGTAACGACCCGTACGCGATGACCCCGACGTGTCAGTTCCCGGCATACGTCCGGGGCGCGATATGCGGCTACGCTACCCGTCACGCATACGACCACGTTAGCCAAAGGTCACCTCCACCTCCATCCCCGTGAGCTCTTTCACCGCCTTCTCAAGCTCCTCTGTGTCCGCAGGCACTCGGTGCCGGTCCCTGTGATGAATCACCGCCTTGTAACGCTCACCGTCCGGCTCGTAGACAACGTTCACACTGAGCAACCTCGCCGGTAAGATTAAATCTTGCACGAGTTTCCTCAACTGACGCACGTCCTCGGGATCCTCGACTTCCTCCACGACGCGCACCTTCTTACCTAAGTGGTCCGATAAGGCCCTGGAAATCCTACCCCGCTTGCCGATGAGCTTCCCGGCCATCCCCTGTCTCGTCACCAGTACCACTAGGTTTCCCGTGTCTACGGTCCTCAGCAGCGCTACGTCTTCGAGTGATGGATGATCTTCCTTGAGTTCCACCAGCTTCTTGGACACCTCAACGTCGGTTTCCGTGATCTCTCCTCGTTCCAGTCTCTCCTCGCACCCCGGGCATAGAAGCCCGGTCTTCGCACACACTTCACAGATCGGTAACTCCAACATCGAACCCCCGAGAATCAGGTTCACGGAGCTGCCGTGGGAGCCGTCCGTTAAAAAGTTGACTCGTAGGGCACCCGGCCTGTGTGGCGCGTTCCCGAAACTCATTTACTGGATCCACGGCACTGCGCACGGCCCAACCCAGCAACCGAAGTGGACGGGGGTCCACGCAATGGCTGAGGAGGAGAACGTCGTGTACGTCGGCAGCAAGCCCGTCATGAACTATGTTCTAGCCTGCATCACGCAGTTCAATGAAGGAGCCAACGAGGTCCGAATCAAGGCTCGTGGTCGTGCCATCAGCCGTGCGGTCGACGTCGCTGAGATCGTCAGGAACCGCTTCATGCCGGAGGTCGAAGTCAAGGACATCAAAATCGGTACCGAAGAACTCGAAACGGAGGAAGGAGATACCGTCAACGTGTCCACGATAGAGATAGTACTCGAGAAGCCTGTGTAAACCGGTTTTTTGGTCACCATCCTCGCTCGTCCTCCTGATTCTCACCCGAATCGGAAACGGAATCGGGAACGTCACCCCGCGATAATCCTTGGAACTTCCCTGGCCTTCCACTCCGAGCCGCGGAGGGACATACCCTACAACTCCCTGCTCCCTCCTCATTATTGGTACACTAATCGTAGTGGCGTTAACTTCACCCATCAGCCTACCTAAAGAGTCCGAGAAAGATGCTTCTACAACGTAAACCCCACTCTCCGTCAACTTCACCCACACGTCCACGTACAGTAACCTGTGACCTTCAAAGTGAACTTCTACCTTCTCCACGTTACCACTAACCACCGGATTACTTTGTCCCGATAGATCGACGAGGGCGCTTCCAACTACCTCGTTCAGTCTCCTCACTACCACTGTTAGGTATAAACCCATCCTAGTCGTTATGAGGTCGTAATCCGTGTTCACGCGAATTCGGAAGACGATCTCGTCCGCTCTTTTCGTTGCCTGACCAGGAGGTAGATTTAGTGTCGTTTTAATCATCCTGTACCTCATCGGTATGACCAACTGATATCCTCCGATGGAATCCTGAATGATCGTACTGGAATATACCACGATTGGAACTGATGGCATCACGAATGTTCCCTGTTCGGTTTCGTATATTACGGCGTTTACGCTACCGACACACCCTCCTACCTCTGAACCTGGACAAGTAATACTCTTGCTAGTTGTCACGACTACAGCCGATTTAATTTTGTTAGAAGCTACCGTCAGGGTCGAAGCCCAGGGTTCCCACAGTTTCACATCACTGAACTCGTCCCCTGGTAACGATATGTGAGGTACTAACTTAGGGTCCTGAGCCCTACCGTCCGTGGTTCCGAATACCCACAAGACCTCGTTGACGGTCTTCCCTTCTTCCTGCTTCTCTCTTTCCTGTTTTTTCTGTACTACCTTTTTCGACACCGCGAGCACGCACGGCGTCGCGTACGTCTTCTCTTTCTCCCCTTCACTGGCCACCTGGATCCTGGCCACCGGAATCGGGAACGACCTGATGCCCTCCTTCTTACTGAGGACGTCCAACCAGAAAATCGCTATAGAAGGTTTAGAATTCTTCAGAACGCCGATACTAATCAACGATATCGGCGTGCAACCCATAGGAACGATGGCTGCGGGTTTGTTTTTAATCATAACTCGAACTTCCGGTCTGTCACCTATCTCCAGGACCGCGGGTTGACACCAGACGACTTCACCGTCGACCTTTACCTCACCCGTGGGTGGTGGGTACAATAACTCTTTAAATTGTGACGCTGGGTCCCTACCGTCCTTCCATACCGTTAGGAATACCACCGTTCCGTCCTTCAAGACGACGTGAGAAATCAATAGGTTCTCAATCGGAGGAGAGCAACTCATGTCCGACAGTCTCGTCCAGACCATCGGTAAGTAAGTATCATCGGCGGATGAGTAACCCAAAATCGACAGGTAAACTCCACATTCCTTCCACTGCTCCGCGTACGCCACTGCGACCCATTTTGCCTCTACCTTTCGGTTCCCGAGTTGATACTCGTAGTACTCGGGAAGGACGTCGACGTTAAACGTGGTTACGTGCTGGAAATCGTTGATAATAGAGTTGGAGGTTACTTCTATTCTGTCGTTATCCGGATCCACTCGAACTAGGGCGGAGTAAAGGTCAGAACCGTATTCCTCGACAGGTTTCTTCAAGTTCTCCACCGTGTATATTACCAGGAACAGAACTCTCTCCACGCTGCCGTTCTTCCCGTACTCGTAGCCTACGTGTAATACTCGGACTCGGCTGACCTTTCCTTGTGCCGGTATAACCCTCCTATCTCCATCCTTCATCTCCGGAACGTACAAGACTTCCTCTTTCTCTTCCTTTTTGAATCTTAGGTATTCCTTGAACGATAGGTGCAGTGTGTGTAGGAAGACCCCGTTTCCATCCGGTCCGGCTAAGAGTACGATTCCTTCTTTTCCTCCTTTTATTGTTGCGTAAGCTGTGTCGGTTGGTTTCTCTTGTATTGACATCAGCTTGAGTGCCCAGCCGTTCCAGTTCACGATCCATATGTCTGATGACTCTTGTGATGATCTCGTCACTACGAGTACGCCCTCCGCCTCTATCCCTGGTTGTAGTTGTACCTTCGTTCCCGTCGTGATCTCACACGACGCGCAGTACTCCCCATCTAGCTTGACGTCCCCTGGGGTGAAAGCGTCGTAATGCGGGTAGTAATCAGAGAACATCGCCTTCAGATCTTCTCTCAGTTCCTCGTATGGATCACCTTGAAGTTTCGACGAGGTCGCGGTAGCGGGTGCGGTCACGGCAAAAAACATTATAAGTAAGACCTGGGCGGTGTGACGCACGGTTCGGATTCCCCCGAAACTGGTTTCGGGAAAACCGTAAGGTCGGGTGGTAGGGTAATGCCCCCGTTCGAGCTCGAGTTCGATGGGTTGAAGGTTCAGATAGGTTCTGTGGAAGGTTTCGAACCCAGGGGAGAGGGACCGTTACCGTGTCCCACTGTCTCGGATCTCGCTGATTGGGATAGAAAACTTTTCGCCCGGTATCGAGTGGTGTCGTTTCCCGTATGCGATATGTGTTGTATGTGCACGTACGGCCGTTGCAACTTATCAGAGGGTAGGCGGGGTGCTTGCGGGATAGGCATCCGCTCCAACACGGCCCGATTCACCGCGCTCAAGGCCTGCATCGGTGCGGCTTGCCACACGGCCCACGCACGCCACCTCGTCGAGTATATCCTAAAAAAGTTCGGTGACATGGAGATCGATCTGGGCCCCGAGATCGACGTTGTAGCCCCGATATTCGAGACGATCGTGGGTTTCAGGCCGAAGACGGTCTCTGACCTCGAGAAGGGGCTCGAGTACATCGAGCGCGAGCTCGCTAAGGTTCTATCTTCCGTACACATGGGTCAGGAGATGGACCCTCACGATTACGAGTCCAAGTCCCTCCACGCCGGGATGATCGACAACCTCGCGCTCGAGATAGCCGACGTGGCGCAGATCACTGCTTTCGACATGCCTAAGGGCGAGGCGCCCCTTGTGGAGTTCGGTCCGTTCGCGGCGGATGACTCCAAACCATGTATACTGTTAATAGGTCACAACGTGGCCCCCGGTACCGAGGTCCTCGATTACCTGGAAGATCGCGGTCTCGACGAGGAGGTCGAGGTTCTCGGGATCTGCTGTACGGCTTGGGACGTCAGCCGTGTAGACGATCGATCGAAGGTGATCGGGCCCCTGTCGAGACAGCTCCACTACGTGAGGATGGGTATCGCGGATGTGATCGTGCTCGATGAACAGTGCATCCGCGCGGATATCGTGGAGGAGGCCAATGAGGTCGGATCTAGAGTCATCGCGACGCGAGATCTGGTGATGGCCGGACTGCCGGACGTCACGGACGAACCCACGGAGAAGATCGTCGAGAAGATGGTTTCCGGAGAGTGGATGGGAGTCTTCATCGAGGATCTGGAGAAGGCCGCAGAAGTCGCTGTTGAGGTCGCGATAAGGGTCCACGAGCGGCGGAAGAAGGAAATCCCACAGCCCGATCCGAGGAGACTCCAGAAGGAGGCGGAGCGCTGTTTGGGATGCGGCGACTGTGAACGGGTGTGCCCGAACGACTTACCGATCGTCGAGTCCATGGAGAGGGCGGCGAACGGCGACTTGGATGGACTTGCCGAACTGTTCGACCGGTGCGTGGGTTGTGCCCGGTGTGAGTCCGAATGTCCGTCGAAGATCCGCATCATGAACATGATCGAGGACGCCTGGAGACTGAGGACCAAAGAGGAGAAATATAAAGTACGCACCGGCCGAGGTCCGATCAAGGATGTCGAGATACGACAGGTCGGAGGTCCCATCGTAATGGGTGATATTCCCGGTGTAGTCGCTTTTGTAGCGTGTCCGAACTATCCCGACGATGTGAAGCAAGTGGGTAAAATGGTGGAAGAACTTCTGGAACGAAATTATATCGTACTAACTTCGGGCTGCGCAGCAATGTCACTTAGTATGTACACGGATGAGGATGGTAAGACCTTGTATGAAAAGTACGAAGATAAGTTCGACGCGGGTTGTCTCGTGAACACCGGTCCTTGTGTCTCGAACGCTCATATACTCGGTGCGTGTATTAAGATCGCTGCTATTTTCGCGAAAAAGCCACTTAAAGGGAACTTCAAGGAAATCGCCGATTACATCCTCAACAGGGTCGGAGCTTGTGGGGTACTGTGGGGCGCGATGAGCCAGAAGGCCCTCGCGATATCCACGGGTTTCACGCGATGGGGTATTCCAATAGTTTACGGTCCGGCTGGTCTCAAGTATCAAACATTGTACATCGGTGACCTCGATGGGGATTGGACGGTGTACGATGCACGCACCGGTGAGGAGTGCGAGGAGTATTGTCCCATCCACCTGAAGTACGCGGCGGAAGACTGGAGGGAGGCGCTAGTTCAGGCGGTGAAACTCTGCATCCGTCCCAACGATACCCCACAGGGACGACAGACTAAGCTTCAAAACTACATCGAGTTGTACAAGGAGTTCTACAACGAGCTCCCACCGGACCTTCC
Above is a window of Methanopyrus sp. SNP6 DNA encoding:
- a CDS encoding ATP-binding protein, with the translated sequence MAEDLPPEILEAVEEYYNRPEIVEVVESLVKPKSIEDLGLPEEYIENLVLKVIADRGPVSGREIYEITRIPIPILEDIVDELQDRKLVGHAGGGPMFQNTTFDVTPKGRELAADIMREDPYIGVCPVPYEMYREVVGDQVEGRYPIEIPEEVYEYAFHDVIGAEEAKRTYYLSATSGRGIIVFGPPGTGKTFTLSRMAKLLPPIVIPKAVYVAGSVLQLYDPDFHEPRPRREQPGDERWVKIHAPFVFTGAELTLEDLQGRYDADKGVYEVPPHVKAHGGVFLVDDVGRQRDSHIAILNRLIVPMENKKDIIHVGGTAVEVFCDFIAAFSTNLPITVFDEAHLRRAPLFVHLSHPPLEEAVKLFRRRLEDMGEEYTEDALATYRRAFTPEEEGGWGLKPTFAYARDIAQLAQAIRIQEGKDVIDGEIVEKALKKHIALTLQRKGADLDKFGTEETEIPVTTVVVKGVAEEDVSEIEKIPGVRTVSTLGSDVYVDLEGTTPTRFISLLRESGVEFADVEVVGTFRASILAEATTMEGLMGGEGSEDTTEGERIEPETGKVDGDTSIVEEETEEVEDLDDLLEDLEL
- the aspS gene encoding aspartate--tRNA(Asn) ligase; this translates as MLKDAYTADVTPERDGEEVRLAGWVHEVRDLGGIKFVLLRDRTGIVQLTLPRQKVPKETFEKVPKLTKESVIRVEGIVQANEKAPRGVEIIPRRIEVLSKSNTHLPLDPTGKVDADLDTRLDARILDLRREEPQAIFKIRNVVTSAIREFLEERGFIEVHTPKIIASATEGGTELFPVVYFERDAYLAQSPQLYKQMLMAAGFERVYEIGPIFRAEEHNTRRHLNEAISVDIEMSFIESEEDVMRVLEKLLAHIFRKVREECERELKVLNQELPELEVPFERITYEEALNLLSDHGIEVEWGEDLPTEAERKLGEIFEEPFFITEWPKEIRPFYTMAKDDEVTTAFDLMYKGLELASGAQREHRYDVLVRQIEEQGLNPADFKYYLESFKYGMPPHGGWGLGLERTLMTITDAENIREVTLFPRDRKRLHP
- the hisD gene encoding histidinol dehydrogenase yields the protein MRLLVRPEEEELERVLRRSEMDVTGVLSDVERIFENVVERGDEALLEYTERFDGIELEAEDLRVSEDDFEVARELVDERTVEALEEAAHRIEEFHRKSLPRVDRITFDVEGTECGLTFRPVPRVGCYVPGGRASYPSTALMTVIPARVAGCREVIVCTPPVDNDIRASPEVLVAAEIAGADAVYRVGGAQAIAAMATGTEAVPRVDKIVGPGNVYVTAAKLLAYSRGLTDVDMPAGPSEVFVIADDSADPDWLARDLIAQAEHDPNAAAVLATDSEEIARAVKERIEELLDAGIEREEVVLKALDRNGWIVVLDSLEECVRLANRYAPEHLQLCVENPEELLQGVENAGTVFLGHLTAVPFGDYATGPNHVLPTGGFARARGALGTWDFVKIIPIQQLREGDVEYLAPIVEELAECEGLPNHAEAVKVRRS
- a CDS encoding 4-phosphopantoate--beta-alanine ligase yields the protein MKIPPDHPRAEVLKIRERLVQGFEDGYVVPQGMIAQGRGEAFDYLIGEKTIPPVREAIKAAAAAFKLAEHPVISVNGNTAALCSEDLVELSEVTGAPLEVNLFHRTEDRVKKIAKVLKEAGADRVLGVDPEHLVRLPNLSSPRAVVDDRGIHRADVVLVPLEDGDRTNALKELGKTVVAIDLNPLSRTARSADITIVDNVVRCVRKIAREYERMDQDRARYVLREYDNGRVLARVLDHIRERLRVLADEAAGAT
- the coaBC gene encoding bifunctional phosphopantothenoylcysteine decarboxylase/phosphopantothenate--cysteine ligase CoaBC gives rise to the protein MVVCVTGSVAAYRAPDVCRELTRRGHRVRVVTSEEALRFVGEDALGFAAEDVVPRLTSRAEHVELAEWADVVVVVPATLNTLAKIVHGVADAPVPLTALTSLGAGKRLVVAPAMSLHMYRSPPAREILRRLEKMGVIVVGPVIEEGKAKLASIGEIVKAVEGELSGFRILVTGGPTMEPLDNVRVITNRSSGRTACEICRELRARGAEVVFIHGPLRVDPPPTDERVEVETTREMLEKVVSRVDDADAIVMAAAPSDFRPAKRADGKLDSRREHEIRLIPTEKIVREVFPDFDGVRVAFKLDPEPVRGARRLLDEVPCELVVANPPETAGAEESEWWILDGNGEVIERVRGDKRELAKKLVDALSKLLRAPG
- a CDS encoding transcription elongation factor NusA; translated protein: MELPICEVCAKTGLLCPGCEERLERGEITETDVEVSKKLVELKEDHPSLEDVALLRTVDTGNLVVLVTRQGMAGKLIGKRGRISRALSDHLGKKVRVVEEVEDPEDVRQLRKLVQDLILPARLLSVNVVYEPDGERYKAVIHHRDRHRVPADTEELEKAVKELTGMEVEVTFG
- the albA gene encoding DNA-binding protein Alba is translated as MAEEENVVYVGSKPVMNYVLACITQFNEGANEVRIKARGRAISRAVDVAEIVRNRFMPEVEVKDIKIGTEELETEEGDTVNVSTIEIVLEKPV